One Kribbella sp. NBC_00662 genomic region harbors:
- a CDS encoding zinc-dependent alcohol dehydrogenase family protein, with protein sequence MRAAIIKAFGDPNGLSVVDLPKPTPGPTELLIAVEAIGVGGVDALIRNGSLAAWGFAEGLVPGSEVAGTVAAVGHDVDGSWIGRRVWAFTGLGGAYAEHATAAIDDVVPLPDALSAVDAVTLGSSGVVAHFALAHAHFEPGESVLVRGAAGSIGILTVQLAASRGASAVAVTTSSAERGEQLRKLGATHVLDRSGAGDAPPAYDVIIDIVGGPDLPKFLGKLKPNGRLVLVGVVGGQPPADFGTTLMAAFRNSLTFSTFSADTVPSERRRTVRAQQFAAAARGDLPTVVHEQLPLDDVVPAHRKIDAGEVFGRIVLIP encoded by the coding sequence GTGAGAGCCGCAATCATAAAGGCGTTCGGCGACCCGAACGGACTGAGCGTCGTCGACCTGCCCAAGCCCACCCCCGGACCTACAGAGCTGCTGATCGCCGTCGAAGCGATCGGCGTCGGCGGAGTCGACGCGCTGATCCGCAACGGGAGCCTCGCCGCCTGGGGATTCGCCGAAGGACTGGTCCCCGGCTCCGAGGTCGCGGGCACGGTGGCGGCCGTCGGCCACGACGTCGACGGTTCCTGGATCGGTCGGCGCGTATGGGCCTTCACCGGCCTCGGCGGCGCGTACGCCGAGCACGCAACAGCCGCGATCGACGACGTCGTACCGCTGCCCGACGCGCTCTCCGCCGTCGACGCGGTGACGCTCGGCAGTTCGGGCGTCGTAGCTCATTTCGCCTTGGCACACGCTCATTTCGAGCCCGGCGAGTCCGTCCTGGTGCGCGGCGCCGCGGGCAGCATCGGCATCCTGACCGTGCAGCTCGCAGCCAGCCGTGGCGCATCGGCAGTAGCGGTCACCACCTCGTCCGCCGAGCGCGGCGAACAGCTGCGCAAGCTCGGTGCGACCCACGTGCTGGACCGGTCCGGTGCGGGCGACGCTCCCCCGGCGTACGACGTCATCATCGACATCGTCGGCGGTCCGGACCTGCCGAAGTTCCTCGGCAAGCTCAAGCCGAACGGCCGGCTCGTGCTCGTCGGCGTCGTCGGCGGCCAACCACCCGCCGACTTCGGTACGACGTTGATGGCAGCGTTCCGGAATTCGCTGACGTTCTCGACCTTCAGTGCCGACACCGTGCCGTCCGAGCGGCGGCGTACCGTCAGAGCCCAACAGTTCGCCGCCGCCGCTCGTGGCGACCTGCCGACGGTTGTGCATGAGCAGCTGCCGCTGGACGACGTCGTGCCGGCTCATCGGAAGATCGATGCCGGCGAGGTGTTCGGGCGGATCGTGTTGATCCCCTAG
- a CDS encoding DUF4139 domain-containing protein — MDQLVVDAPIVAVTVYPGRARVTRRGQITVPAGDQTVYVEPLPLSLEEDSVRVAGRGPATVLGVDVATQHHPQAPDETVAALEQARLDAQEEVTQLVDADDVQAQLDTFLAQLARRAGNSFARTLASGEAGAELGGFTDSLTDRLSAVRATRRELAAQRREAEKRLAAADRRLAAIVQQRTPDRRAAAIALALETEAEVEIELSYVVPAANWTSSYDVRLTGDRLTLNWYGLITQHSDEDWPECDLTLSTARPTVTAKVPELDPWYLDRFHPPMPMAAPGAAVPLGMQVAGGREHLQSRRASAGLIQEQAAFEAVEATVEQGMTAASYTPPRPVAVPADGATHRATISSIDLDAELDYITAPVRSTDVHLRATVVNSSAHTLPAGKASVFHEAEFVGSAALPLWAPGEDVELALGLDDRIRVERKLVRREASKATLGSTRRRQVEYETKIENHTPRNARITVLDQLPVARDHEITVKPLSAEPDPAETTDLGVITWKLDLAAGKETTIKLAFRVDTGKSVDLTGWRE, encoded by the coding sequence ATGGACCAACTCGTGGTGGATGCGCCGATCGTTGCTGTCACTGTCTATCCGGGTCGCGCACGAGTGACCCGGCGCGGACAGATCACTGTGCCCGCCGGGGACCAGACCGTGTACGTCGAGCCGCTGCCGCTGTCCCTGGAAGAGGACTCGGTCCGCGTCGCCGGCCGTGGACCCGCGACCGTCCTCGGCGTGGACGTCGCGACACAACACCATCCCCAAGCCCCGGACGAGACCGTCGCGGCCCTGGAGCAGGCACGGCTCGATGCGCAGGAAGAGGTGACGCAACTCGTCGACGCCGACGACGTGCAGGCGCAGCTCGACACGTTCCTCGCGCAGTTGGCCCGCCGCGCCGGCAACAGCTTCGCGCGCACACTGGCATCCGGCGAGGCGGGCGCCGAGCTCGGCGGATTCACCGACTCGCTCACCGACCGGTTGTCCGCCGTACGGGCGACTCGTCGCGAGCTCGCCGCGCAGCGTCGCGAGGCCGAGAAGCGGCTTGCTGCCGCGGACCGTCGGCTGGCCGCGATCGTGCAGCAGCGCACGCCCGACCGGCGTGCGGCTGCGATCGCACTCGCTTTGGAGACCGAGGCCGAGGTGGAGATCGAGCTCTCGTACGTCGTCCCCGCGGCCAACTGGACCAGCTCGTACGACGTCCGTCTGACCGGCGACCGCCTCACGCTGAACTGGTACGGCCTGATCACCCAGCACAGCGACGAGGACTGGCCGGAGTGCGACCTGACCCTGTCGACGGCGCGGCCGACCGTCACCGCGAAGGTTCCCGAGCTCGACCCGTGGTACCTGGACCGCTTCCACCCGCCGATGCCGATGGCGGCGCCCGGCGCGGCCGTCCCACTCGGAATGCAAGTGGCGGGCGGGCGAGAGCACCTCCAGTCCCGAAGGGCGTCCGCGGGCTTGATCCAGGAGCAGGCAGCGTTCGAGGCCGTCGAGGCAACGGTCGAGCAGGGCATGACCGCCGCCAGCTACACCCCGCCCCGGCCCGTCGCCGTACCCGCAGACGGAGCCACGCATCGCGCGACGATCTCCTCGATCGACCTCGACGCCGAGCTGGACTACATCACCGCGCCGGTGCGATCGACCGACGTACATCTGCGCGCCACCGTGGTGAACTCGTCCGCGCACACGCTGCCAGCCGGCAAGGCTTCCGTCTTCCACGAGGCCGAGTTCGTCGGGTCGGCCGCGCTGCCCCTGTGGGCGCCTGGTGAGGACGTCGAGCTCGCGCTCGGGCTGGACGACCGCATCCGCGTCGAGCGCAAGCTGGTACGCCGGGAAGCGAGCAAGGCGACCCTCGGATCGACGCGCCGCCGCCAGGTCGAGTACGAGACCAAGATCGAGAACCACACGCCGCGCAACGCCCGCATCACGGTCCTCGACCAGTTGCCGGTGGCACGCGACCACGAGATCACCGTCAAGCCGCTCAGCGCCGAACCCGACCCGGCCGAGACCACCGACCTCGGCGTGATCACCTGGAAACTCGACCTGGCCGCCGGCAAGGAAACCACGATCAAACTCGCCTTCCGCGTCGACACCGGCAAGTCCGTCGACCTCACCGGCTGGCGCGAGTAA
- a CDS encoding helix-turn-helix domain-containing protein, translating into MRLTPAPPDWAQVEIAVPRSPLELPGVSMAGFRHRAPAFVDIAMVAHPSVTLIVDLSEDEGIVYGAHGRSERGSAFVGLLPGEVHAAGTLGECLQVRLSPVAAARAFGASAELTGTVASLADVWGRGAERFEDRLRAAASWDERFAIVVEVLGRRLDASVDAEVAHIWQRTLAGRGCLRVDGLASEVGWSRKRLWARFRSQLGITPKRAAQLVRFDHAAHLLSAGHPVARVAAESGYVDQSHLHREVSAFAGTTPAVVAAAPWLAIDDVAWPVRPGM; encoded by the coding sequence ATGCGCTTGACTCCAGCGCCGCCGGACTGGGCACAGGTGGAGATCGCCGTACCGCGCTCTCCGCTCGAACTGCCCGGGGTGAGCATGGCCGGGTTCCGGCACCGTGCGCCGGCGTTCGTGGATATTGCGATGGTGGCGCACCCGTCGGTCACGCTGATCGTCGATCTGAGCGAGGACGAGGGCATCGTCTACGGCGCGCACGGCCGGAGCGAGCGGGGCAGCGCCTTCGTCGGGCTGCTCCCCGGCGAGGTACACGCGGCCGGGACGCTGGGCGAATGCCTTCAGGTGCGGCTGTCGCCGGTCGCGGCAGCTCGCGCCTTCGGGGCCTCGGCCGAGCTCACCGGGACGGTCGCGTCGTTGGCGGACGTGTGGGGCCGGGGAGCCGAGCGTTTCGAGGACAGGTTGCGTGCTGCCGCATCGTGGGACGAGAGATTCGCGATCGTGGTGGAAGTCCTCGGCCGTCGGCTGGATGCGTCGGTCGACGCGGAAGTCGCACACATCTGGCAGCGAACTCTCGCCGGTCGCGGCTGCCTACGCGTCGACGGCCTGGCGAGCGAGGTCGGTTGGAGCCGCAAACGCCTCTGGGCACGCTTCCGGTCCCAGCTCGGCATCACCCCCAAGCGAGCCGCTCAACTGGTCCGCTTCGACCACGCCGCCCACCTCCTCTCGGCAGGACATCCGGTCGCCCGTGTCGCTGCCGAGAGCGGGTACGTCGACCAATCGCATCTCCACCGCGAGGTCAGCGCATTCGCCGGTACGACGCCCGCCGTCGTCGCCGCCGCTCCATGGCTGGCGATCGACGACGTCGCCTGGCCCGTGAGACCAGGGATGTAG
- a CDS encoding DUF2505 domain-containing protein → MHLTLATSYDASPEEVFAMITDITFQEQVFERLRVPSYDVVVGDAGDDLRVRCHWQTQAADVPVVARRFVGSTLELAQVKVWHRPDVDGAREADVDGEVTGVPVKVTGTTRIVPAGRGTSQAFDLQVTASVPMVGKGIEQVVGEAVRIRLEKKFEVARAWLSGSL, encoded by the coding sequence ATGCACTTGACGCTCGCCACGTCGTACGACGCCTCTCCGGAGGAGGTGTTCGCGATGATCACCGACATCACGTTCCAGGAGCAGGTGTTCGAGCGGCTGCGGGTGCCGTCGTACGACGTCGTGGTGGGGGATGCCGGTGACGACCTGAGGGTGCGGTGTCACTGGCAGACGCAGGCGGCCGACGTCCCGGTGGTTGCCCGGCGGTTCGTCGGGAGCACGTTGGAGCTGGCGCAGGTGAAGGTGTGGCACCGCCCCGATGTCGACGGCGCGCGCGAGGCGGATGTCGACGGCGAGGTCACCGGCGTACCGGTGAAGGTGACCGGCACGACCCGCATCGTGCCGGCCGGGCGGGGGACCTCGCAGGCGTTCGACCTGCAGGTGACGGCCTCGGTGCCGATGGTCGGCAAAGGTATCGAGCAGGTCGTGGGTGAGGCCGTGCGGATCCGGTTGGAGAAGAAGTTCGAAGTCGCGCGGGCGTGGCTGTCAGGATCGCTGTGA
- a CDS encoding RNA polymerase sigma factor: MAIAGANTAAYRVADHRYTDDSDDEDELIRLAQAGDGAAFGQLYDRYLPSIYRYTYSKTSSRSAAEDLTSETFLRAFRAIARRPRAHLNFAAWLVTIARNVVIDHHRSGWSRLAIVTDEVDPQIDESVGPEQAALQSVSTATVRDALTRLPDDQRECLVLRFFAGLSISETAAAMDRTDGAVKQLQFRATNRLRQVVKDR, translated from the coding sequence ATGGCCATCGCAGGTGCAAACACGGCCGCCTACAGGGTCGCCGACCACAGATACACCGACGATTCCGACGACGAGGACGAACTGATCCGGCTCGCGCAAGCGGGTGACGGGGCCGCCTTCGGGCAGCTCTACGATCGGTACCTGCCGTCCATCTACCGCTACACCTACAGCAAGACCTCGTCCCGCAGCGCGGCCGAGGACCTGACCAGCGAGACGTTCCTGCGGGCGTTCCGCGCGATCGCCCGCCGGCCACGCGCGCACCTGAACTTCGCGGCCTGGCTCGTCACCATCGCCCGGAACGTCGTGATCGACCACCACCGCTCCGGCTGGAGCCGACTGGCGATCGTCACCGACGAGGTCGATCCGCAGATCGACGAGTCCGTCGGGCCCGAGCAGGCCGCGCTGCAGTCCGTGAGCACGGCCACCGTCCGCGACGCCCTCACCCGCCTACCCGACGACCAACGCGAATGCCTGGTACTCCGCTTCTTCGCCGGCCTGTCGATCAGCGAGACCGCAGCCGCCATGGACCGCACCGACGGCGCCGTCAAACAACTCCAGTTCCGCGCCACCAACCGCCTCCGCCAGGTCGTCAAGGACCGTTGA
- a CDS encoding TetR/AcrR family transcriptional regulator: MTEQMPQKLRADAEDNRDRILSSARTLFASEGLTVPMRAIARHAGVGPATLYRRFPTKQVLATEAFAEQTRACQAIVDEGLAAADPWQGFCWVIERICELHLQNRGFTDAFLATYPDALDVAESRELTLRSVATLARRAKANGRLRRDFELGDLMIMLTAHRGLHVSDPTTRTTASRRFATLVVQAFAA; the protein is encoded by the coding sequence ATGACCGAGCAGATGCCTCAGAAGCTGCGCGCCGACGCGGAGGACAATCGCGATCGGATTCTCTCGTCGGCGCGGACGCTGTTCGCAAGTGAAGGGCTGACGGTCCCGATGCGGGCGATTGCACGGCATGCCGGGGTCGGGCCGGCGACGTTGTACCGCCGCTTTCCGACGAAGCAGGTGCTGGCGACGGAGGCGTTCGCCGAGCAGACGCGTGCGTGTCAGGCGATTGTGGACGAAGGCCTGGCGGCGGCGGATCCGTGGCAGGGGTTCTGTTGGGTGATCGAGCGGATCTGCGAGCTGCATCTGCAGAACCGTGGATTCACCGATGCGTTCCTCGCGACATACCCGGACGCGCTCGACGTCGCCGAGAGCCGGGAACTGACGCTGAGGTCCGTCGCCACGCTGGCGCGGCGCGCGAAGGCGAACGGCCGGCTACGCCGCGACTTCGAGCTGGGCGATCTGATGATCATGCTGACCGCACATCGCGGCCTGCACGTATCAGACCCAACCACCCGCACCACGGCCTCCCGCCGCTTCGCAACCCTTGTAGTACAAGCGTTCGCCGCCTGA